The nucleotide sequence TGGCGCCGACACTGTTCAGCCTCATGTTTTCGGCCATGCTGACAGACGCCTTCAGAGACGGAGATATCGGGATCGACCTGAGGTACCGCACAGATGGCAAACTGTTCAACCTTCGGAGGCTCCAAGCAAAAACCAAGGTCACGAAGGATATCATTAGAGACTTCCTGTTTGCTGATGACTGTGCCCTCAACGCTGTCTCAGAAGCTGATATGCAATGCAGCGTTGACATGTTCTCCAGCGCTTGCACAAACTTTGGTCTGACGATCAGCACAAAGAAGACTGAAGTCCTCCATCAGCCAGCGCCTGGAAAACCTTATGTCGAGCCTGACATCACAGTCAATGGCCAGAGACTCAACACGGTGAACCGCTTCACCTACCTGGGCAGCACACTGTCGCAAAATGTCACCATCGACGACGAAGTGAACGTCAGAATAGCGAGAGCCAGCTCCACTTTTGGCAGACTGTACCCAAATGTCTGGAACAGAAGAGGCATCACCACCCAGACCAAGCTGAAAGTGTACAGGGCAGTGGTGCTCCCAACGCTGCTCTACGCTTGCGAGACATGGACAGTGTACCAACGACATGCCAGGAAACTGAACCATTTCCACACAACAAGTCTCAGAAAGATCCTGGGCATAAAGTGGCAGGACAAAGTCCCAGATACAGAAGTGCTAGCCAGAGCAGATCTCCCCAGCATCACTACCATCCTGACTGTTCTATGGCGAGCTGCAACAGGGCCAGCGGTCCCACGGAGGACAGAAGAAACGCTTCAAAGACACTCTCAAAGCCTCACTGAAAGCGTTTTCCATCAACCCTGACACGTGGGAGAAATCTGCACTGGATCGTGCCACCTGGCGCTCCTCCATCCACAAAGGCGCCAAGATGTGCGAGGCCAGCAGAACGACCGCCGCTGAGTTGATGAGACAGACCCGAAAAGCCCGTGCCATCAACCCTCCTGGAGACGTCCCACTCGTCCCTTGTCCCTTTTGTATCCGAACCTTCCGTGCCAGGATCGGCCTTGTCAGCCATCTACGCACGCACAGAAATAGCCAGCCCCAGCAACCCCCGGATGAGTGGTCCTCGTCGAATCGACGGACGAACAACACACACTGTCAGCCTTTACCTTCAATAGCCAATTAAAGTGTCCGGGGAAAATTATATGTGACTCCATTTAAATTCTTTTTTGAGCCTAGAGAGAGAAGATTTTAATGAAAAATATTGATTCTTCAAAACAAggcatgtctgtttgtttttcatttcagACTTCTTTTTCATTTTGACAGCATAATTGGGAACTTGCACGGGGAATCCAAATTGCATCCAAATTTACGACTGAGGGCAATGTCCACTAACGGAAATCGGATGGCCGGTTTGACATTGATTTATCCTTACAGACTTTACTAGTAGCTACCTTGGGATTTAAGGTTGAGCAAAATAATCCCCAGGATGTTGTTTTGGACTGTTTTATGACAGAACGACTTTTAGCAGTACATCGAAAGTACTCCAATGTCTTGCCAAGGTTAGACATGTGAAGAATTTGCACTGACTTTTCTTTCCTGCAGTCCGGGCTTCTTGACATTTTGCACTTAAACATGGCACCTTAGTACGGTTGGTTGAAGTAGATGTTTTGAATGAATTTGGTAGCAATATTGTGGAGCgtgtttgtaaaaatagatgAAGGATCCTCTTTCCCAGAGAAAATGGTTTATTCTGTAAGATGAAGAGAACATTTTGCTGTAAAAGACACCCGGTCTGCTTTTTTCAGGTTCCGTCTTTGAGAGGGAGCGTCTTCAGAACCATACACCACGAACTGTACACCACAACTCAACCAATGTAGTACCTCAATTTTATATATACCCATGAGGATGAAattcgcttgttcatttcaatgcctgTAAAATCACACTGATGACATTAACGATGCAACCCCGTGTTAAGTCAGTGTGGCTGTGCTATAGTGCACGGGGAAAATCAGACCGATATGAAAGATGTCCACAAAAGTTGCAAAAGTCATCCGTTACAAAAACGGGTACGAGGTGAcgacaggagcttgtatcaaagcgccggtcgattgGAGTATCCTGCTCCTTTATCCTTACTGTAGAGttactactactattcactACCTACAGTAAGGGTAACGGAGTAATACTAATAATCGACCGgtgctttgatacaagctcctgtggtcgtGTCGACAGGATACAACCAGCTGCGAATGAAACAGTAAGTAGTTAGAGGGAAACCCTGCTTATTCGAAGCAGAAAGCTGAAACAGGACATTCAGTTGCACAGAAAGTGTTTCAGAGTCTGCAGGGATGTGTGATTTGTTTCTGGCTTTCGAAGCTAGAACGCCTACTCGTATAAGCAGGCATGTTTCCCTTTCTTCCACTATCACAATGTGATATAACATAAATAAcataaacgttccaacaacttacctttcttgtttttttttaaaaattactATCACAATATTATTAAATCCCAGTTCGTTATATTGTCAGTTTACTGGGAACAGCAACTCGTATCCCCTCATCCGGAGGCAAACGTCGTATTACCTCAGTTCCCCGAATGGCAATTGGTCACTGCGTTGTACAACGGAGTAATTCATGAATTGCTGTTGATGCCATTATATGTTGAAAGCTTCCGACATCACCATATTTGGCAGGTTCAGTTTAACACACTTTGCTTTTCAGATGTGTCTGGGTGGCAGTATATAGTTATTATATCACACTAAGTACCAGCGGGTATGTTGATTATTCCTCTCCAACGCAGTAGTTTATTGCAGAGCAGTCTCTGCACCGGTCAGCAAATCTGATGGAGTTCCCAGCAAATACAACACCCCGTACATCTAGTATAGTCAGGGCCTTGAAAAACGAGCCTGCCTTTACCATTCGGactatacatgtattgttactGCAGGCAATGTTGCTGCTTCTGTTGGTGTTGCTGCCGCTGTTGCAATTGTCCAATCGCTGCAGCCGTTACAATATCATCCTCTCAGAGTGGGAGTGCCCAGCTGACGGTAACGCCCCGTAGATCTAGTGTAGTCAGGCCCTTGAAAAGCAAATCTGTCTTTTCCACCAGGACTGCTTGTGTTATTGCTGCTGCTAAGGTTGCTGCTGCTACtggtgttgttgctgctgctactgGTATTGCTGACACCGCTCTTGCTGCCGTTGTTGCTGCCGccgctgctgttgctgccgtTTTCGTTGCTGTAAGTcgtgtggtgtctgtgtgttttgcgCGGTGTATTGCTTTTGACGCTGCTTTTGTCGGACGTTGAGTTGTCCTCGGTTTCTCGAAAGACGCCACACAGCTCTGTCTCGGATCGCCAGGAGTTGAAGGAACAGCAGCTTTCACTCCTATCCATGGATTCTGTTTCATCGCTGTGAACACATAGAAAGGACAATCAATATATACTACGGCATGAACAGGGAGAAATTCACAGAGACTGTGGAAAGGAAACAGAGAGACGATCATGCCGCTGTTTATCCACGAAAACACTCTACTGGAACTACAACCGTagcctgtacacacacacacacacacacacacacacacacacacacacacacacacacacacacacacacacacacacacacaaaaacacacaaaaacacacacacacactgacctgtAGCTGTTGTCACTGTATACTGAAGGCGAGCTGGACCCGCTGCCAGGGTAGTAGTACCTCCTCCACGAGCTGCCCCAGCGAGGCTGTTCCGGCCTGCCCTGCATGGCATTGAAGAACCTGCGGCTGTTGAGGATGTCGTTGCGGATGCGGTTGACCTCCTCGTCCAGAGAATTCAGCTCGTGACGCAAGCCCTGCATATTGTGCACGAGACGCTGCTGGGAGGCCACGAGCAGATGGGCTTTTTGGCTGCCTGACACCTAAAGGGAAACAAAGAAGATTAGTTCAGCATTGACATGACAGACATAGACTACAGCAAaagatggccaaatctcaaaatgttaactcgccaaccgggcgagtaacttcaagaaagttactagcccgccagaattgtcgctggcccggtacataccacagttactgcatctgcagtgtttatatggctttgtaactcgatattacaaccaaaagtgttgcattggaccagaatgttcactggccagccggaCGAGTTGCCACgtggtttctactagcccggcgaaTGTTTTGCTCGTCCCTGGTAaaccgggcggacgatttggccatccctgctacAGGGTGTAAACTTGTATCGTTCAGTTTCGCTATCTTCAGAAGGGCACAATGTCGACTTTTCAGATTACAGTACGTAAGCACGATCAACATGCAATTCAATAATGATCTCGCATACATATTTGAGCGATATTTTTGTTATAAGAATTAATCTTGTATCGATGTAGTGGCCTCCCTTGCACTAATGAAAAGCATTGGCCTTGAAATGGAGGTAAGATTACACAGATTATGAACAGATAATGTGACAAATCAAGGTCTCAAAAATGAGGAAATCTTAAATCttttttgtaaatttttttttaaagagaaaTGGGGGacgggggatgggggtggggggtccactgtattcATCTCACCTCTGCCTCTTCCTCATCCTCGCTCATCACCAAGCTGTTCCGCCGTGACCCGATACGTGACCCGTGACGCGACGACGACCTGACACTGGATCGACTGGAGGGTCGgcttcctccccctccccccatccacAGTCCCCCATCTCATCCCGCTCCATGTTTCACTCCGCCGCATCGTCTTGAAGATCACTCAATATGTTCCTTAACTCCTGCACGCCGGCTTCCGGTGTAGAGGTCGTTTCCGGTTGCGCAGCACTCTGGGGTCGCGGCGGTTTGCCCAGATCACGATGTGCAGGGATGGAGTGTTCTGGGATGGGCTTGAAAGAGTTTGAGCTGTCGTTGTGAATCAGAGGCATTGTCGCTGGTGCTTGCTGTTGAAGTTATACAGGTAGTGAAGGCTTGAGGTCAGATTGTCTGAAAATGTATGTGGTTAAATCAAAGACTGATTTCAACAACGTCGTGTACAAGATGAAATGTCTCTTGGTAAAGGCTGGCCCTAATTGAGCCCGAATATGCCTTAGCTTCTTGCAGCGAACTTCGttaagtagacttcgcgaagtggaCTTGGCCAaattaatatcaggcttaaGACGCCGACAGACACTGAACGCAGATACGGTGACAGGTTAAACTGTGGATCTGCAGCTGAAGGTGTGAAATTTCCTTTGCTTTTCTTATGGTAGGCACAACATTATAATCCTCAAAAACGGATGCGAAATAATGAGGGAAATTCAGTTCCTTGTAAATGCAAACATGTCGTCtaattgtatgtgttgtggTGTTGCTCCACTGCTGTGTAAGAACACCAATCAGCTAAACACAAGTCCACGGAACCAACACAAAAATCTCACTTGTATTCTCTTCACAACCCTTCGTAATTGTTGCAATCACAACAACCAGGAATGATCGATGAATAGCACATCAAAGTCAAAATCAATCACTGAGCTTGCAAGTAAACAAACCGCCAGCTTGGCAGTAAAAATACCTGATAACACTGAATTTTAAAAACGCAAAAGGATCAGGATCCCTTGTGTTATTCTAGTTCCAACACTGCTCTTGTTCATTACTGAATTATGTTCTCAATCTTTCctttttcgttgttgttttaTCTCAGAAATATGCCTCCTTCGTGGTGAGCCGCTGAGTGTCCACGAAACTACCTGCCAGGTGTACAAAATACAATGATGTGTGTATAGACAAGAGGCAGTCTCACCGGCAGGTGTGCTAAATACAACAATTAATGTGTGTGTAGACCACAGGCAACGCCAGGCATTAGTGTCACACCCAGTTCCAGCCACGACTCAAAGTGTGCCCGGGGATTAAATATCAAAGTTGCCGCTTTCTTGTGACCATTAGCCGTTAGTCCATTGCGGCATGCAATCGCGTAAACTAATTATTAAGCTCCTGTGGCTTTCCCGGTGTGAATTCTTCATGCGTTGAACGTGGCGATGTTGGAGGTTGTTCGTGTCCAGTGTCCTCGGACTATCAGAATGACACTTGTGACAGGGTGTGGATGCGCCAAAgaccatcaattttgtacaaaaaaacaaaaaacaaaccattTACAAAAGAATTGTATCTATCTAGACATGTGATAATGGACACtaatttgtttgttattttttttattttttttattgttgtagACATATAATTATGTGGATTCATTGTGTGGACTGAACACCCTCACTCAAACCAGCTTTTTGGACACGAATGGTTACAGAGAAGCTGATTTTATTTTAAACAAAGACCAAGTCGTGTCTTTAACTatctttccctgtctctctccctctctatctctgccgTCCTTGCAAAAATGTGTTGTTACATATGAATCGGTGTTTTATTCAAGATGTGTTCTCAGATTGGAACAGTACAGCAAGATATGCCTGCTGAGCTTCTTTGAATCCGCTGAAAAAAACGTTGATACGCGACTACTGCATAGTTGTCATCAAACCTGTTTTGATTCTTAGGTAGCACACAGAACAGTCGCCTGGTAGAAAGCTCTTGAACAGCTCTCGGCACATAATTATAACATCACCGACAGTGATCTTGATCAAGAATACCGATGGAAGGGAAGCAATCCAAAAATGGCATCGTCGCCAGCCTCCGGGTTGTCTTTCGTCATTGTCACAACAAAaatctacatgtgtgtgtgtgtgtgtgtgtgtgtgtgtgtgtgtgtgtgtgtgtgtgtgtgtgtgtgtgtgtgttctctcaGGAAATAATACAGACACATATAACTACAGACTCATATAAAACacaatacacgcatgcaggaaaaaacccactaaacaaatgggtagcgccgtatactgtatggcagctcgctttccccagggagaaagcagcccggtCCTTATCCTTACATACCAAGAACAAACAGCCTTGGTGCTCTCTGCTCAGAGTGATCATAGtttctgttaaattaattaAATTGTGAATGCTCACTGCAGCCGTTTAAGAAAGAAATTCACCACAACAATTCCAAACATTGGCTTTTGAGATTAAttcataacaaacaaacaaaatctaaaTCCGCACAAGACTTCATACCTCAGTAATTATATACACATTAGGTGTATACTACTTTCAAACTTAgctctctttatttttcttcacaAATCACATACAACCacgctcgttctctctctctctctctctctctctctctctctctctctctttctctctccttctctctctgctgCCATGTTCTATTtaccaaacactgtacataaggtcccattgtagtttctttgtatTTACCTATGGAACATTCTTTCGACGCTGACGTCATTCCCTTTCTACGTCATTCATTTCATCATACAGTCATTCATtggctcggcttcctgacgagtggacgtgaTAGAACTACACTtgtatcaagataagttttgtgtgaatatttgtttgtctgttcacttaaaagaccgttgggtcgaaatatctgtgaatgtattgttttgtcaataacaaacgttccaacaacctacctttcttgttttttgattctgaattttggaacgttggcagtctctttgtttttggattttttcatTTGCGGTAGATCCAGTAAGCTTTaaattagtttttttttcttcttcagcggAATTAGACTAGTTTTTACAATGAGAAAGTTTCACAGAGTGATTGAGGGagattgggagagagagagagagagagagagagagagagagagagagagagagagagagagagagagagagagagaaaaaaaatgcatcCTTGTTCTAAGCGCGTGGATACTGACCTAAAACTCGTAGGGACGCGCGGCAAGTAATCTCCCTTGGAGCCTGCTTATTTCCCCTGACACGACGTTCTTCCTTTTCCGCCCAGCCGTGCACGGTAGGAAGGCATGGAGTCCGTATCTGCCTAAAACCCAGATTCAAATTTTAACTTCCATGGTCATCCGTGCACGTATTCTTGTTATTTGCCCAGGTAAATGAATATAGTGTATGCAAGAACTGCTATTGTAAGGGAAATAACTTAGTTGCAAAGAGGGGGGTTTGACCACATGACACGACTGACGAATGACAGACCATTGACGGACCACGTGACGAGGTAGGCCAATCAGGCGACAAGGCGGCAAATCACCAACGGGGAGGCGCAGTTTATCAGAGAAATCAGAACCCAGACAGACGTTACGTCGCCCCTCAAGGGATCCCCGTATCAAGTAAGTCTCTTGGTAGAACATGGTCGCCAGTGCTTAGCTTGCCGTTCCAGTAGAACATGGTCGCTAGGAACGGACGGCCATACTAGTCAAGGACTTGCGATGGGGCAATCCCGTAAAACCCGTGTAAAATATTACACTATTTGCTTGATTAATCACtcattttgggaaaaaaaatcaaatagtAGCTACACCATTGACAACCggctcgtcgcgatataaccttgaa is from Littorina saxatilis isolate snail1 linkage group LG5, US_GU_Lsax_2.0, whole genome shotgun sequence and encodes:
- the LOC138967621 gene encoding protein rtoA-like → MGGGGGSRPSSRSSVRSSSRHGSRIGSRRNSLVMSEDEEEAEVSGSQKAHLLVASQQRLVHNMQGLRHELNSLDEEVNRIRNDILNSRRFFNAMQGRPEQPRWGSSWRRYYYPGSGSSSPSVYSDNSYSDETESMDRSESCCSFNSWRSETELCGVFRETEDNSTSDKSSVKSNTPRKTHRHHTTYSNENGSNSSGGSNNGSKSGVSNTSSSSNNTSSSSNLSSSNNTSSPGGKDRFAFQGPDYTRSTGRYRQLGTPTLRG